The nucleotide sequence TAATTGTTGTGTCACTGATGCATTTAGTGATACTTGATATTGAATATGACTATCAAGTATCAAGAAGCCTCactggaataatttttcaaataaaaaacaatcttttccctctttatgtttGTAGACACAGCAGGACGTTTAACAACTGGCTTATGTTTACAGTAACCGCAGTTAGATACGAGAAGTACTAAACTGCTGCTTTGAATGAGTTCTTTGCCTGCATTTGGATCTGGGATTGGTCTTTCTATACCTGAGCTTGATGGTATGTTGGTGGGCTATTTCTGATATACCCATGAATTGGTTTATTGATGCTCAAATAATGGAGCAGAGGACTGGTTATCTTAGTGACAAGAGCAGTCTATGGTTGGAATTGTCAAAGAAGCTCTCAGTAAGGGATTGGAGGAATCACCTCTGCAATCACTACTTTGGATCAAAGGTCAGAGGGACATGGTGGAGGAAGCTTCTGTTCTTGTGGGTAGCTGGATGGTTACTTGGTTCTCTATGGATCTTCTGGTTTATGAACTCCCAAGCAGTGGAGAAGAGGCGAGAGACACTTGCAAGCATGTGTGATGAACGTGCTAGGATGCTTCAGGACCAGTTTAATGTCAGCATGAACCATCTTCAGGCCCTAGCAATTCTGATCTCAACATTTCACCACTCTAAGGAGCCATCTGCCATTGATCAGGTACTGACTTTTTCCTGAATTATTCCTACCTTTCAACTGAAAGTTCAATAGTATCTATATTTTGTCTGGACCAAATTACTTGATCCTTGATTTGATCAAAATGTCTTTTGTGTTTGATTCAGTTTCCTGAAAGGGGAAAGAACTACATGTATTACTATAATGGAACCTTTTCCCATTTCAAAGATCAACAATGTGAAAGATGAATCCTTGTTTTTGCAGATAACCTTTTCTAGGTATGCTGAAAGGACTGCTTTTGAGAGACCGTTGACCAGTGGTGTAGCATATGCTGTGAAGGTGCTGCATTCAGAAAGAGAACAGTTTGAGAAGCAACAAGGTTGGAGAATTAAGAGAATGGATTCGACAGAGCAGTCCCCAGCTTGGGAGGAAGATGCAGATCTTGTGAATGAAGAGACATCCCGTGTGCAAGGAGAATATGCTCCTGTTATCTTTGCCCAAGACACTTATAAACATGTAATTTCATTTGATATGTTAACCGGAAAGGTGAGACATTATATATGTTTTTTCAGGCTCAGTTATTTTCTTTGTTATCTACAAACTATAGTCACAAATATCTCACTCAGTTATTTTCTTTATTATCTGCGAACTATGGTCGCAAATATCTCATAGATACTGCTTGTTACAGAAGGATAAGGCAATAGGTTATAGCATGCATTTTTTTAGTTAggtcttaatattttgttaatagCGCTCTAATGGCCATTATTGTTGCCTCTAATTATTTGCATTTATCACTACATATGCACTATTGTCTTCTTCTAGTATCTTTTAAATCTTTCAGTGGAAAAATTGTCAATGACGTCGTATCATATGGAGTTCAGTTAATCATCATTTAATTAATATATGAATACTTTATATTGCAGATGCAATATCTTTCATTAAAGTCTCTGTAAACTATTGATTTTTCTACAACTATTTATCTAATTAGGTGTGACCTTAGCAAATACTCTGCAGTTTGGATAGTTTTGGTCAGTCATTGGTCAGTATTAATCATTAATATGCTTTCGGCATTATTAATTAACTCTAACAAGATGTTAATTTGTTATTGATAATAGGTTATTCAAATGTGACTGGTTGATCTTTCTTCAATTTAATTCGAAAGCTTTTGATGGTCAAATGCACTGCCTAAACAGTGGTGTCAGAGTGTGTAAATTCTCAATTTACATACTTTAGATGGCATGTCACTAGCTACTCAATTAATGCGTAATATATTATTTGTATATAATCCTCAATGGACCATGACCTTTTGGAATACACCTGTGTCTTAGTCCTAGTGTTCCAGCAACTGAAGATAGTTATTATATGCAGGAGGATTGTGAAAACATCCTACGAGCTCGGGAATCCGGGAAGGGTGTTTTAACTGCTCCTTTTCGGCTTTTAAAATCAAAAAGACTGGGGGTTATTCTGACATATGCAGTTTACAAGTCAGAACTTACTTCAAATGCGACACCAGCTGAACGCATCCAAGCAGCCATAGGGTGAACTTCCTGCTAATTATCCATCAGAAGTTtgtaaaacaataaaaagaggCTACTCATCAAGATTGTCTATGCTCAATAGTTCAATAATATTTCCTATTTAACATTTGCAGGTACTTAGGTGGAATATTTGATGTAGAGGCTCTAGTGGATAAGTTACTTCACCAACTTTCAAGCAAGCATTCCATCATTGTCAATGTTTATGATACAACTAATCCTGATGAACCAATCAGCATGTATGGTTCAAACATGACAGGTACTGGCATATGCCATATTAGTACCCTTAATTTTGGCGATCCAGTAAGAAAGCATGAGATGCATTGCAGGTAATTTGCATGACATTGCTAACAAGTATTGCTTTAGAAAGAAACTATACTTTGATATGGAAGTGAACCTGCATAAAGAATATTATATAAACAATTTTTACCGTAAATTAATCAACAGGTTCAAACAAAAACCTCCATTGCCTTGGCTTGCAATAACAACATCAATTGGAACTCTTGTGATTGCTTTACTAGTTGGATACATATTCCATGCTACTGTAAGCCGCATTGCAAAAGTGGAAGATGATTATCGACAAATGATGGAACTTAAAAAGCGAGCTGAAGCAGCGGATGTTGCAAAATCTCAGGTACACTATTTTCTGTTTCCTATGAGGTGCATATTGGCTTTCTACACATTGATGACAGTGATCTTATTGTGATTGATCTACACTCACCCATAATGTCAATTTATCCTGTCTTTTATCTTCAGTTCTTGGCGACTGTGTCTCATGAAATCAGAACTCCAATGAATGGTGTATTAGGTAAGTAAAACATTAAAGCACCATGACAATGACTAACCATGATCAAACACCAACAGATTCTAACTTTCCAGGGATGCTTCAAATGCTTATGGATACTGATCTGGACATAACTCAAGAAGACTATGTTAGAACTGCTCAAGCCAGTGGAAAAGCTCTGGTGTCACTTATAAATGAGGTTCTGGATCAAGCAAAGATTGAGTCGGGTAAGCTTGAACTTGAAGCTGTCCCATTTGACTTGCGGGCAGTATTGGATGATATCTTGTCACTTTTCTATGGAAAGGCTCAGGAAAAAGGACTAGAGGTATCTGAGAGTTATCATAATCTTTTTCTAGAATTTTTGTGTTTCATCAACTAattctctttttcttggttgctGCTTAACTTCACTTGGGATAGTTGGCAGTATATGTCTCTGATCAAGTTCCTGAAATCCTTGTTGGTGACCATGGAAGAATACGACAAATCATCACAAATCTGATAGGAAATTCAATAAAAGTAAGTATTTAGCTTTAAATCAACTGGAAATGTGGATACTAATTGCTTCAGTTGTTCAGAAATGTTCTCATTCTGCAGTTCACAGAGAGAGGACATATATACCTGACTGTTcatcttattaaagaggtgatgaCTTCATTGGATATGGAAACAGAAGCTCATTCCACAAATACCTTGAGTGGCTTTCTGGTGGCGGATAGAAGGCGTAGCTGGGAAAGATTTGAGATCTGCAAGCTAGAATTTCCTGGATCTGATCCATATCTTTCGTCAACCACTTCTGATCTTATAAATCTGATCATATCTGTTGAAGATACAGGGGTGGGCATTCCTCTAGAAGCCCAATCCCGTGTGTTCACTCCTTTCATGCAGGTGGGACCTTCAATTTCTCGCATTCATGGGGGAACTGGTATTGGACTGAGCATTAGTAAGTGTTTAGTTAGTCTCATGAAGGGagagattggatttgtgagtgaaCCACAGATTGGTTCCACTTTTACCTTCACAGTGGTCCTCTCAAGAGCATGTACTACCTCAAATGAGTATAAATCATCAGAATTTTATGGGATGAATGCATTGGTAGTTGACCATAGACCGGCCCGAGCTAAGATCACAAAATACCATCTTCAGAGGCTGGGAATAAATGCTATATTGGAGATTGACCCAAATCAAGTTCTTGCTAGATTAACTAGTGGAGGATTGACAACAAAAATGGTGCTTATTGAAAAGGAAACATGGTCAAAAGGTAATAGTATTTGGCCCTCTATAATtaggagattaaaggatgatcagTTGGATATCCCAAAAGTCCTCCTTTTAGCAAATCCTTCAAGTTCTGTTAAAAATAATTCTACCAATTCAATGGAATATATCTCAACTATAATCACAAAGCCACTCAGAGCAAGCATGCTTCAAGTCTCTTTACGACGGGCAATGGGTTGTGGAGACGGGGAACCTTCCCGAAATGGCCGGCCTCCCCAGTTGTCATTGCACAGCCTTCTTCATGAGAAGCAGATTCTGGTTGTTGATGACAATATTGTGAATCTTAGAGTAGCAGCTGGTGCTTTAAAAAAATATGGAGCCGAAGTAACTTGTGCGGACAGTGGGAAGAAGGCCATAAGCATGCTCAAGCCACCACACAAATTTGATGCCTGTTTTATGGATATTCAGATGCCTGAAATAGATGGGTATCTCATTTACTTGCTTCATTATGTTTTTTTGTTTCTAAGTCTCATAGTTGTAATTTCCTTTCTGAGTTTTCATTGGATATACCTTCTTTTAAACATGTCTGGGTCTTTTATGTTAGAGTTCAAATTGACTGTACCTGATATTTCTCTGACACTCAACATTATCTTTAGAATGAATTTCCAAGGAAAGTAAATTTTCTGTCCTCTTGTACTCAAAGGTTCTCTGAAAAATGAATTTTGCATGAGATGTAAATGATATGCTCAAATATCAATGTACTTTTATTAATACTTTACTATTTGTACAATTTCTTATTCTAGTTAAgtaaaatgtttttttttaatttctttagatttgaagctactaaaAGGATACGCAAAATGGAAGCTGATACAAATAATCTAATAAAGCATGGAGAAGTTTCAGTTGAGACTTTTGGAAATGTTTTGCACTGGCATGTTCCCATACTAGCCATGACAGCGGATGTAATCCAGGCAACACATGAGCAGTGCCTACGGTGTGGAATGGATGGTTATGTGTCAAAACCTTTTGAAGGGGAACAACTGTACAGGGAAGTTACTCGGTTTTTTAAAACAGTCACGAAAAAGAACCAATAGTGAAGATAAATGTGGAAAATATGTTAATGACAGGATTTTGGAACAAGTGTTCATCCGCTTCAGCATCAGGCACTGTTTGATAGAATATGGAGTTGTTTTGAGAAGTAAGCACCTCTAACTTATAATATTGCCTTTCCTAATCTTTCTGCAAGTGCTTAGCATTTTGAAATATTTTGTTGATACATTGCATTGTGTGAACttccttgaatctgtttatatttCATGGATCTATTACGTATAAATGTATAAGAACCAGGTAAATGATTAAGCAGAAAATTTTCTGCAAAGTTATTTCATAGTTGTAAGGTTTCTTATATTAATTGTTTTCTTAATATTTCTGCAAGTGCTTAgtattttgaaatattttgttGATACATTACATTTTGTGAACttccttgaatctgtttatatttCATGGACATATTACAAATAAAATGTATAAGAACTGTGTAAATGATTGAGCAGGCAGCTTGCTGCAAAGTTACTTCATAGTTGTGAGCTAAGAAGCATGGACACGGTAACATGtcattttaaaaaaaagttaggatatggACATGGCGAGGAcacattttttaatatatatatatatatatatatatatatatatatatatatataatatttgattaacatgagttttatagtatttagatatttaaattttatagactcagtaatgtgaataaataaatatcatgacacaagtttaaaaaattaaaataatctaaATCTAAAGATTCATGATCCAACTAATCAGTAGCCAAAAATAACTCTGTAAAATCTGAAACAATGCAAAATCTTTAACAATGTAATGGCACTCTTTAATTTTCAAGACAATGCAAAATCTGAAACATAGTAATAATATCTGAAACATAGTAATAAAATCTGAAACATAGTAATAATATTCTAAATAGGTTAATAATATGTTAACAATTTAATCAACAGTAAAAAAcccagattaaaaaaataaaaaataaaataggttaATAATGTGTTAAAAATTTAATCAGCagcaaaaaaaaagattaaaaaaaaaaataaaaataaaaaaggttaataatttgttaataatcaaataagttatttttttctaaaaaatctaAACAAAATTAATTTTCCTTTGTTGGACACTAAACGCTGTTGAGGAAGAAGCTTCGTCGTACGTCGTTTAGGAAGATGGTTCGTCGGATGTCGGTGAAGTTGTTATAGGCCTAGGGATTCACTATCaaagacttagctagaattgcctaagtcgtgaggcacctttTCGGCAATGTCATAGTCTTAGCTGGaattcatgaggcacccttgtgtcAATGTCACGGTCTTAGTTGGGGTTGCCCAAGTCGTAAAATACCCTTGCGTCAATGTCATAGACTTAGTTGAGATTGCCTAAGCCATAAGGCTCCTTTGTGTTATCTGTCCGCAAAGGGTCAGTCTAGTTGCGATCTCGCTTAGGTCCCGTAGGACCTGCAAAAGAGCAAATTGCTTAGTTCAAAAGTGAGTGGTGAACAAGTCCCAACGTCTTGCAAAGAAGCTAGCTTTACTAGAAATTCAGCAAACACTCagtgtgcaagagagaaaagagagaaaggagaaaataaggactttaaaaGGTAAACGAACAATCGCAAGTTCGTAAACGattgctcaccgggtgtcgggcacGATGGCAAGTTCTCGTAGACTTAACATGTGAACTTATGAAATCTAATCAATGCCCAACACTACCCCAAACCCCTATCCAATCAGGTGCCACCTAGGGGGTTctaaggtgctgagatggttgatgttTTGTACCGCATCGCAACTTGCAGAAAACAAATCATGACACGTGAAAACTAGGCCATTTTGGGGCAGCTTTACTCGTCATGGTGAGCGGACGCTCTGCAATGCTGCAATTAAATTAAAAGTATAAAAGGGATGCACgtaaatttgaaaatataaacGACTATAGAGGAGTTTGAGAAAAATTATGGAAAACATTACATAtaacattattaataatgttaCTGATGGTGAGATCCATGTAGTTATTTGGAATATATAGAAAATAATAATCCAAATGAAAAGTTGACTATAAGTTGGATCTAAAGCAAaatatttgttaggactctagctaggagagtcctaattgagagggacattctgttaggactctagctaggagagtcctaattgagagggacattctgttaggactctgttaggactctagctaggagagtcctaattgagagggacattcatgtaaaacctacctaagccgacccctattaaagagttgaagagaccggctagggttaggaggttatttcttagagaagaatagggagttgtaaaggaataggagtcttgagtaggagtcctattaggagttgtttagaagtaggagtcttaagtaagagtcctattaggagttgtttagaagtaggagtcttaagtaagagttctattaggagttagggtttagaagccctataaatagtcatgtattccacctcttttgataagcaatagatgaatcttttctgcagcctttgagcagcaacttggagggaggaacccctatagagttccaaggaggccgatcccctaaagagatcaaccccaagtttagaatctgcaagggttctaacacttggtatcagagcagcgttcttggcgtctcgctgcccttccatagccatccatcaaccctccacaatcgcccaaaacaattcccacaattgcttaagagatcgttgccaaattccgccatcatctccaccaccacggatcatcctttgatctccccgtgaattgcaacaggttctagttttctaccttactgctgctgcaatttagttatccttatttgaaaatcccaaaaaaattattcctatattgttgcataaacttttcgtcataaagttttcatctctacgacgaaagatacattgcagaattccaaccgtatagcaccgtctttttgatcttgctactgtgttttttctatccaaatctcttcgaaatttttatgacatctttgacacttcctaacagcagatttttctttggttttgtcaaaaaattctcaatataaaccattgatattttacgtctaatctgctatacttgaaaatctgcactataaaatttcagccacatagcactgtttgtttgatcttgatactacattgtttctatccaaatctctacgaaatttttatgatagctttgacacttcctaataatggatttccctttggtttcatcaaaaaattttcaatataacctattgatcttttacatccaatctgttatacttaaaaatctgtgctgcagaaaatttcaaccgcatattgttgccttaacccatctatttgcaatcttttttgaatgaaatttcttatacacttcatagattatcttggcttccatctatgattgatctattaaga is from Musa acuminata AAA Group cultivar baxijiao chromosome BXJ3-8, Cavendish_Baxijiao_AAA, whole genome shotgun sequence and encodes:
- the LOC135645574 gene encoding probable histidine kinase 3 translates to MVCWWAISDIPMNWFIDAQIMEQRTGYLSDKSSLWLELSKKLSVRDWRNHLCNHYFGSKVRGTWWRKLLFLWVAGWLLGSLWIFWFMNSQAVEKRRETLASMCDERARMLQDQFNVSMNHLQALAILISTFHHSKEPSAIDQITFSRYAERTAFERPLTSGVAYAVKVLHSEREQFEKQQGWRIKRMDSTEQSPAWEEDADLVNEETSRVQGEYAPVIFAQDTYKHVISFDMLTGKEDCENILRARESGKGVLTAPFRLLKSKRLGVILTYAVYKSELTSNATPAERIQAAIGYLGGIFDVEALVDKLLHQLSSKHSIIVNVYDTTNPDEPISMYGSNMTGTGICHISTLNFGDPVRKHEMHCRFKQKPPLPWLAITTSIGTLVIALLVGYIFHATVSRIAKVEDDYRQMMELKKRAEAADVAKSQFLATVSHEIRTPMNGVLGMLQMLMDTDLDITQEDYVRTAQASGKALVSLINEVLDQAKIESGKLELEAVPFDLRAVLDDILSLFYGKAQEKGLELAVYVSDQVPEILVGDHGRIRQIITNLIGNSIKFTERGHIYLTVHLIKEVMTSLDMETEAHSTNTLSGFLVADRRRSWERFEICKLEFPGSDPYLSSTTSDLINLIISVEDTGVGIPLEAQSRVFTPFMQVGPSISRIHGGTGIGLSISKCLVSLMKGEIGFVSEPQIGSTFTFTVVLSRACTTSNEYKSSEFYGMNALVVDHRPARAKITKYHLQRLGINAILEIDPNQVLARLTSGGLTTKMVLIEKETWSKGNSIWPSIIRRLKDDQLDIPKVLLLANPSSSVKNNSTNSMEYISTIITKPLRASMLQVSLRRAMGCGDGEPSRNGRPPQLSLHSLLHEKQILVVDDNIVNLRVAAGALKKYGAEVTCADSGKKAISMLKPPHKFDACFMDIQMPEIDGFEATKRIRKMEADTNNLIKHGEVSVETFGNVLHWHVPILAMTADVIQATHEQCLRCGMDGYVSKPFEGEQLYREVTRFFKTVTKKNQ